Proteins from one Oscillatoria nigro-viridis PCC 7112 genomic window:
- a CDS encoding DNA/RNA non-specific endonuclease, protein MNQLSATDAPALDAELDRIGVDRTQPNYALKLESGKSITHNRFVVPESGTLRFNLHVPNPSGGQLKVSIKGTESTTEEWQDLTPIELTRAADPDTLINPLDPNSLARPNAVGYYDYNVVGYRDPYTNNLAYAEQGFETFHLNVPDDLRGKPVLLQFNVEGDSQVYLDDVFFNSIHLKLGNPTFARPSEDTHRENYLIEKPQYSLSYNDAIKGPNWVSWQLNKSWLGTIQQEDLELNDPSKYPPVGFPPPILDTGSGITLTSPDSSYRANYFADYPWVADPTLPETWIKTQGPDYRRNQRDFDRGHMTAAADRSRTYKDIYSTFLTTNVLPQHRGNNRGESAWFALEDYSRDLVEEDNSELYIIAGGFDYSPAVPRGHSDLREIHNTISTNTRGRVVLDPDGILTPNPKTIGIPNYTWKIILPLEPGQGIADVTANTQVIAVITPNRRNRSTPDPNYRLPDSPSYPNGFLPNGVTNWKDWQQWRVNVDYLEELTGYDFLSNVPEEIQEIIETDSSSPLL, encoded by the coding sequence GTGAATCAGCTATCTGCAACGGATGCTCCGGCTTTGGATGCGGAACTCGATAGGATAGGAGTCGATCGTACTCAACCAAATTATGCTCTGAAACTAGAATCAGGAAAAAGTATTACCCACAACCGTTTTGTCGTGCCTGAGTCTGGAACTTTGCGCTTCAATCTTCACGTACCTAACCCTAGTGGCGGTCAACTCAAAGTTTCTATCAAAGGAACGGAATCAACCACTGAAGAGTGGCAGGATTTAACCCCGATCGAACTGACGAGGGCTGCCGATCCAGATACATTAATTAACCCGTTAGATCCGAATTCTCTTGCCCGTCCTAATGCGGTTGGTTACTACGATTATAATGTTGTCGGCTACAGAGATCCCTACACCAACAATCTAGCTTACGCTGAACAAGGATTTGAAACATTTCACCTGAATGTTCCTGACGATCTACGCGGCAAACCTGTCTTGTTGCAGTTTAATGTAGAAGGAGACAGTCAAGTTTATCTGGATGATGTTTTCTTTAATAGCATTCATCTCAAGTTAGGAAATCCCACTTTTGCTCGCCCTTCTGAAGATACTCACCGCGAAAATTACTTGATTGAAAAGCCACAGTATTCATTATCTTACAATGATGCTATCAAGGGGCCTAATTGGGTGAGTTGGCAGTTAAACAAGTCATGGCTGGGAACTATTCAACAGGAAGACCTTGAACTCAACGATCCTAGTAAGTATCCTCCTGTTGGTTTTCCCCCTCCTATTCTTGATACTGGCAGTGGAATTACTCTTACTTCTCCTGATAGTAGTTACCGTGCTAACTATTTTGCGGATTATCCTTGGGTAGCCGATCCCACACTCCCTGAGACATGGATAAAAACTCAAGGGCCCGATTATAGGCGCAATCAAAGAGACTTTGATCGCGGTCATATGACTGCTGCTGCGGATCGAAGCAGGACTTACAAAGATATATATTCCACATTCCTAACAACCAACGTACTTCCACAACATCGAGGCAATAATCGCGGAGAGAGTGCGTGGTTTGCTCTCGAAGACTACAGCCGAGACCTTGTTGAGGAAGATAACAGCGAACTCTACATTATTGCTGGCGGTTTTGATTACAGTCCCGCAGTACCTAGAGGTCATTCTGACCTCAGAGAGATCCACAACACAATTTCAACAAATACTCGGGGCAGAGTTGTTCTCGATCCAGATGGTATTTTGACTCCCAATCCGAAAACTATTGGGATACCTAACTACACTTGGAAAATTATCCTTCCCTTAGAACCCGGTCAAGGAATAGCTGATGTCACTGCCAATACGCAGGTCATTGCTGTCATAACACCCAATAGACGCAATCGAAGCACTCCCGATCCCAACTACAGATTGCCAGATAGTCCATCATATCCTAACGGATTTCTTCCCAATGGTGTAACTAACTGGAAAGACTGGCAACAGTGGCGAGTTAATGTTGATTATCTTGAAGAGCTTACAGGATATGACTTTTTGTCAAATGTGCCTGAAGAAATTCAAGAGATTATCGAAACAGATAGTTCTAGCCCTCTTTTATAA
- a CDS encoding pentapeptide repeat-containing protein, with product MDVEELYRRYAAGERDFPGVDLSGANFNIAKVTFLEELEPGQNELSGINLSGANLTGAKISFVNLSGANLSGTQLYDASVKNVNLNDANLSGSHLSLINTYDSSFKRANLKGAILSEAGMYTVDLEDANLSEANLQCATIRDSSLKRVNLEGAILWESGMSNCDLEGANLKKVLLDEAGFSDCNLRDAIFDEDNWWGRCYLRNTIMPGGTPLTNERD from the coding sequence ATGGATGTTGAAGAATTATATAGACGTTACGCTGCCGGAGAGAGAGATTTCCCTGGAGTTGATTTAAGTGGAGCTAACTTCAACATTGCTAAAGTGACATTCCTCGAAGAACTCGAACCAGGTCAAAATGAGTTGAGCGGTATCAACCTCAGCGGTGCTAATTTGACCGGAGCTAAGATAAGTTTTGTTAATCTCAGCGGTGCTAACTTAAGCGGTACTCAACTATATGATGCCAGCGTGAAAAATGTTAACCTGAATGATGCCAACCTCAGTGGTTCCCATCTCTCTTTGATCAACACTTATGATTCTAGTTTCAAGCGAGCTAACCTTAAGGGGGCTATTCTGTCGGAAGCTGGTATGTACACCGTCGATCTTGAAGATGCCAACCTTAGTGAGGCCAATCTCCAATGCGCCACCATCAGAGATTCTAGTCTCAAGCGAGTTAATCTTGAGGGGGCTATTTTGTGGGAATCTGGTATGTCCAACTGCGATCTAGAGGGTGCTAACCTCAAAAAAGTTCTTTTAGATGAAGCAGGTTTTTCCGACTGCAACCTGAGAGATGCCATTTTTGACGAAGATAATTGGTGGGGTCGTTGTTATCTGAGAAACACTATCATGCCTGGAGGAACACCTCTCACAAACGAGAGAGATTGA
- the fabG gene encoding 3-oxoacyl-[acyl-carrier-protein] reductase: MELLPETFQRLRGQVAVVTGASRGIGRAVALALAAEGAKVAVNYASSSAAADEVVAEIVAAGGEAVALAADVSKTEQVDLLTSNVMEKWGRIDILVNNAGITRDTLLLRMKLEDWQAVIDLNLTGVFLCAKAASKIMLKQRSGRIINIASVAGQMGNPGQANYSAAKAGVIGFTKTVAKELASRGITVNAVAPGFITTDMTKDVKSDEILKYIPLGRYGEVEEVAGMVKFLAADAAAAYITGQVFNVDGGMVMA, translated from the coding sequence ATGGAATTATTACCAGAGACTTTTCAGAGATTGCGGGGTCAAGTTGCTGTCGTGACCGGTGCGTCGCGGGGAATCGGCCGCGCCGTTGCTTTAGCCCTAGCAGCAGAAGGCGCTAAAGTCGCCGTCAACTATGCGAGTTCGAGTGCTGCTGCTGATGAGGTGGTAGCAGAAATAGTCGCTGCTGGAGGAGAAGCTGTCGCACTTGCAGCAGATGTCTCGAAAACTGAGCAAGTAGATTTACTCACCAGTAATGTCATGGAAAAATGGGGACGAATTGACATTTTGGTGAACAATGCCGGCATTACTCGCGATACTTTGCTGCTGCGGATGAAGTTGGAAGATTGGCAAGCGGTAATTGATTTGAATTTAACTGGCGTGTTTTTGTGTGCGAAAGCTGCCAGTAAAATCATGCTGAAACAGCGAAGCGGCCGAATTATTAATATTGCTTCGGTTGCTGGGCAAATGGGCAATCCCGGACAAGCTAATTACAGTGCGGCAAAAGCTGGGGTAATTGGATTTACTAAAACTGTGGCGAAGGAGTTGGCGAGTCGCGGGATTACTGTGAATGCAGTTGCACCGGGTTTTATTACTACAGATATGACTAAGGATGTCAAGTCTGATGAGATTTTGAAGTATATTCCGCTGGGGAGATACGGAGAAGTTGAGGAAGTTGCGGGGATGGTGAAGTTTTTGGCGGCAGATGCGGCCGCCGCTTATATAACGGGGCAGGTTTTTAATGTGGATGGGGGGATGGTGATGGCTTAG
- a CDS encoding DNA/RNA non-specific endonuclease translates to MFLTGSNVLADNFGDPKGSQFSDLVVKFYVGGKTYEGTILTNLSRELADNQFEVAVRVPDTVPLGDSRIVLGRKQNEKVSQNPAEPATEILYNSNSYRIENDTEYVFGAQWTADRIAVLNGSDAESVVATTNSSDLQIGNIAVGTDDRLDRARDLTVTSDGSRVYVPLEASGRVALVDPITRQQVDTKADVAGLNPIDLPSGASPRSIVLDSRDQYAYIADGKAGGNSIYVLDINPFSSKYHQVTQTITVGTAPSGLRQMAISSDGKKLFVTAPNGLNSQIYVVNIDPKDRPSDPSQNPQKWNQLIGTVTADEGVEGLASTVDPLKMTFTNSGKDSKGFGVLDISNSDPVSFAATTRYASLGLGSDFDYFDVNEGVSVTVLPDASYAFVVGRNNDPKFFGQELPSVDGDPRAGSNIGIIKDPLTNPQLVAATRPIPDGLTTDLVLSGDSKYLYASYPNLSGANGKVYVFDTEEFVKTVTNPGQFQIDAKGRGVGLPLFDSTTARNATVADLSTVPIDNINPAVSVAADFQILIDANNQYTYGVPPGSKRAPVAATNSRGLAATPLDWLDLTGPGGDTEDLTPTFEWEFDELPNQNVEEVNLFLSVFDEGEGLLPWDEVVDLPDPNGNEFLFNQGLSKPEQLDLLTKPWNTSFYHSQENDFNPNRILTATWQRDDDGIGKWTLDGGQTFIEGTNTSFTLPDNLTLTAGQEYNWAVEAWNKNGSRNIEFGDFWTPILTEPDDGNDVFPSVTVLTHGFKPPFSAPFFDNPGIPSEFYQLGNSIANAGAEDNGLMMRYDLATGYWVPVTKYGAVAPDFPAGENPEDDVDYLTKLESYIAPYLDNNQPLVLLNDWSNNNESAAPDSGFSEAVADTFFASLVQLDQLFIDENSTAKQGAIFNSPLHFVGFSRGTVVNSEIIQRLGTHFPEAGGKENSDIRDLQMTTLDPHDFDQPGLNVVTDNFGDFREPKVQVWENVTFADNYYQTVPNLLSGTVSPAGRDIPNLPSTEDGKTAPGLQFPREGWRSENPDPDAPLLGEPDLSVFLGTNSNNPDYNDSRAGFTKETDPTVGIAGRGAVHGRVLSWYGGTSDLFPTNFPFDEDLDVNPIFRRRGDGYREPLFDKDFSFSEIANSSARVTPWYTPEHSFEHGVDGAPWEGIGTGWFYSVLGGGKEFRPQTNVERIPVDFDNTYDARMRGDFAVPTLFNGNFDAVFNPQGGNRTIFSDAIPGWSFHNGETSASVTTNNLVDVNQLSATDAPALDAELDRIGVDRTQANYALKLQSGKSITHNRFVVPESGTLRFNLHVPELTTNGKVKVSIKGNAPSDEYQLLETVDGGTIDLRAADGRVNPGSSEIAYPVGYPDTDTYRIGYGDRGFETFHVDIPEELRGEVATLKFELTDGTVYLDDVFFQSISTKLGNPTFARPSETTHRENYLIEKPQYTLSYNDATKGPNWVSWQLNKSWLGNTTRPSETVPPGYPPAGFPDGTYPASPVDYPWLGDNDLPSSWVRTEGPDYRLNQRGMQKGHMTASADRNRTTKDIYSTFLTSNMLPQHRNNNQGAWQKFERNIRTSLENPSVARDYYIVAGGYGYDPNNAIGNKVSVGPDGRTVLDPNGTWTVNPKEILIPDFTWKIVVPLVAGQSIDDITANTEVVAIMVPNRASLVTPRDFPLPGETNRQITNWNNWQDWRVSIDYLESLTGYNFLSNLPETIQEKIEERDNGLLPS, encoded by the coding sequence TTGTTTCTGACCGGAAGCAACGTTTTAGCAGACAACTTTGGCGACCCCAAAGGTAGCCAATTCAGCGATTTAGTGGTAAAATTTTATGTGGGCGGCAAAACTTACGAAGGCACAATATTAACCAACCTCAGTCGCGAATTAGCAGACAATCAATTTGAAGTAGCCGTCAGAGTTCCCGACACCGTACCCTTGGGCGATTCCCGGATCGTCCTGGGCCGGAAACAGAACGAAAAAGTCAGTCAAAATCCGGCAGAACCAGCAACAGAAATTCTCTACAACAGCAATTCCTACCGGATTGAAAACGATACAGAATATGTTTTTGGGGCCCAGTGGACAGCGGATAGAATCGCCGTACTCAACGGTTCCGACGCCGAATCTGTCGTAGCCACAACTAACAGCAGCGACTTGCAAATTGGTAACATTGCTGTAGGTACGGACGATCGACTAGATAGAGCCAGAGATTTGACTGTAACCAGCGACGGTTCTCGCGTGTACGTACCTCTAGAAGCTTCCGGTAGAGTCGCTTTGGTCGATCCGATAACCCGACAGCAGGTAGATACTAAAGCGGATGTAGCTGGCTTAAACCCGATCGATTTGCCTAGCGGTGCATCGCCTCGTTCTATTGTACTTGATTCCCGCGACCAATACGCTTACATTGCTGACGGCAAAGCTGGCGGCAATTCCATCTACGTTCTCGATATCAACCCGTTCTCATCCAAGTATCACCAAGTTACCCAAACTATCACAGTTGGTACAGCACCTAGCGGTTTGCGGCAGATGGCAATTAGCAGCGACGGAAAGAAGCTATTTGTTACCGCACCGAACGGTTTGAACAGCCAGATTTACGTTGTAAATATTGACCCCAAAGACCGACCCAGCGACCCAAGTCAGAACCCTCAAAAGTGGAATCAATTAATCGGAACTGTAACAGCCGATGAAGGCGTAGAAGGATTAGCTTCTACGGTCGATCCGCTGAAAATGACCTTTACAAACAGCGGGAAAGATAGCAAAGGATTTGGGGTACTGGATATTAGCAATAGCGACCCTGTAAGTTTTGCTGCTACGACTCGCTATGCAAGTTTAGGGTTGGGTTCCGACTTTGATTACTTCGATGTGAATGAGGGAGTTTCGGTAACAGTTTTACCGGATGCTAGCTATGCGTTTGTTGTGGGTCGCAATAACGATCCGAAATTTTTCGGTCAGGAATTGCCCAGCGTAGATGGAGACCCGCGGGCCGGGAGCAATATCGGCATTATCAAAGACCCGCTGACAAATCCGCAATTAGTAGCAGCAACTCGACCAATTCCCGACGGATTGACTACTGATTTAGTGCTTTCTGGTGATAGCAAGTACCTCTATGCTTCCTATCCCAATTTGAGCGGTGCGAACGGCAAGGTGTATGTTTTTGACACTGAAGAATTCGTGAAAACAGTGACAAACCCCGGTCAATTTCAAATTGATGCTAAAGGTCGGGGTGTCGGGCTGCCTTTGTTCGACAGCACTACCGCACGAAATGCTACGGTTGCTGACCTTTCCACAGTACCCATCGATAATATTAACCCAGCGGTTAGTGTTGCTGCTGACTTCCAGATTCTGATTGATGCAAACAACCAGTATACTTACGGCGTGCCGCCTGGTAGCAAGCGAGCTCCCGTTGCTGCGACTAACTCTCGCGGTTTGGCGGCGACACCGCTGGATTGGTTGGATTTAACTGGCCCGGGCGGGGATACAGAAGACTTGACTCCTACTTTTGAATGGGAATTTGACGAATTGCCCAATCAAAATGTAGAAGAAGTTAACCTCTTCCTCAGCGTATTCGATGAAGGTGAAGGACTGCTGCCGTGGGATGAAGTTGTCGATTTACCAGACCCGAATGGCAACGAATTTCTTTTCAATCAAGGATTGAGCAAACCAGAACAGTTGGATTTACTGACAAAACCTTGGAATACTTCTTTTTACCACAGCCAAGAGAACGACTTCAACCCCAACCGAATTCTGACGGCAACTTGGCAAAGAGATGATGACGGTATTGGCAAGTGGACTTTGGATGGCGGTCAAACATTTATTGAAGGTACAAATACCAGCTTCACGCTACCTGACAACCTCACTTTGACAGCGGGTCAGGAGTACAACTGGGCCGTTGAAGCTTGGAATAAAAATGGCAGCCGGAACATAGAGTTTGGCGATTTTTGGACGCCAATATTGACCGAGCCCGATGATGGTAATGATGTCTTCCCCAGCGTAACTGTGCTGACTCATGGCTTCAAGCCTCCCTTTAGTGCTCCCTTTTTTGATAACCCTGGAATTCCTTCAGAGTTTTACCAACTCGGCAATAGTATTGCCAATGCAGGTGCTGAGGATAACGGTTTGATGATGAGGTACGACCTCGCTACTGGTTATTGGGTTCCTGTTACCAAATATGGAGCGGTTGCGCCAGATTTCCCAGCAGGTGAGAATCCAGAAGACGACGTCGACTATCTCACCAAGTTGGAGAGTTACATAGCTCCATACCTTGACAACAATCAACCGTTAGTGCTGCTCAATGACTGGTCGAATAATAATGAATCGGCAGCTCCTGATTCAGGTTTTAGCGAAGCAGTGGCAGATACTTTCTTTGCTTCCCTCGTGCAGTTAGACCAACTGTTCATTGATGAAAATAGCACGGCAAAACAAGGAGCAATTTTCAACTCACCGCTGCATTTTGTTGGTTTCAGTCGGGGAACAGTTGTTAACAGCGAAATTATTCAGCGTTTGGGTACTCATTTTCCTGAAGCGGGTGGCAAAGAAAACTCTGATATTCGCGACCTTCAGATGACAACTTTAGACCCCCACGATTTCGACCAACCGGGGCTAAATGTGGTGACAGATAATTTCGGCGATTTCCGCGAACCGAAGGTTCAGGTTTGGGAGAATGTCACTTTTGCGGATAATTACTATCAGACAGTACCGAATTTATTAAGCGGTACGGTTTCGCCTGCGGGCCGGGATATTCCCAATCTTCCATCTACAGAAGATGGAAAAACAGCTCCCGGACTTCAGTTTCCGCGAGAAGGTTGGAGGTCAGAAAATCCCGATCCAGATGCTCCGCTGTTAGGAGAACCGGATTTGTCGGTTTTCCTGGGAACCAATAGCAATAACCCAGATTATAATGACAGCCGTGCTGGGTTTACCAAGGAAACAGATCCTACTGTTGGTATTGCCGGCAGGGGAGCCGTACACGGACGTGTTTTGAGTTGGTATGGAGGAACATCTGACTTGTTTCCAACTAACTTCCCCTTCGATGAAGACTTAGATGTTAATCCTATTTTCCGCCGGCGCGGTGATGGGTATCGCGAACCTTTGTTCGATAAGGACTTTTCATTTAGCGAGATTGCGAACAGTTCTGCTCGGGTTACACCTTGGTATACGCCGGAACACAGTTTTGAACATGGTGTTGATGGTGCTCCTTGGGAGGGAATTGGTACGGGGTGGTTTTATTCGGTTTTGGGCGGCGGGAAGGAGTTTCGTCCCCAAACGAATGTAGAGCGCATCCCGGTTGATTTTGACAATACTTATGATGCCAGAATGCGGGGAGATTTTGCGGTTCCTACTTTGTTTAACGGCAATTTCGATGCTGTTTTCAATCCGCAGGGTGGTAATCGGACTATTTTTTCTGATGCGATTCCTGGTTGGTCTTTTCATAATGGTGAAACGTCAGCGAGTGTAACTACAAACAATCTCGTTGATGTGAATCAGCTATCTGCAACGGATGCTCCGGCTTTGGATGCGGAACTCGATAGGATAGGAGTCGATCGGACTCAAGCAAATTATGCTCTGAAGCTACAATCAGGTAAAAGTATTACTCACAACCGTTTTGTGGTGCCTGAGTCTGGAACTTTGCGGTTCAATCTTCACGTACCTGAACTTACCACCAATGGAAAAGTCAAAGTTTCTATCAAAGGCAATGCACCTAGCGATGAATACCAACTGTTAGAAACTGTTGATGGTGGTACGATCGATCTCAGAGCAGCAGATGGTCGCGTCAATCCAGGTTCTTCTGAAATAGCTTACCCCGTAGGCTATCCCGACACCGATACTTACAGGATTGGTTATGGAGACAGAGGATTTGAAACATTCCACGTAGATATACCAGAAGAATTGCGAGGCGAGGTAGCGACTCTCAAGTTTGAATTAACTGACGGCACTGTTTATCTGGATGATGTTTTCTTCCAAAGCATTTCTACCAAACTTGGGAATCCCACCTTTGCCCGGCCTTCTGAAACTACTCACCGTGAAAACTACCTAATCGAGAAGCCACAGTACACGCTTTCATACAACGATGCTACCAAAGGCCCCAATTGGGTGAGTTGGCAACTTAACAAAAGTTGGTTAGGTAATACAACAAGACCATCAGAGACTGTCCCACCTGGCTATCCTCCCGCAGGTTTTCCAGATGGAACTTATCCGGCCAGCCCAGTAGACTATCCCTGGCTTGGAGATAACGATCTGCCTAGTAGCTGGGTGCGTACAGAGGGGCCTGATTATCGGTTGAACCAGCGTGGGATGCAAAAAGGACACATGACTGCTTCTGCCGATCGAAACCGCACCACTAAGGATATTTACTCTACATTCCTCACCTCAAATATGCTGCCTCAGCATCGTAATAATAATCAAGGTGCATGGCAAAAATTTGAACGCAATATTCGTACCTCCCTTGAAAATCCCAGTGTAGCGAGAGATTATTACATTGTTGCTGGCGGATATGGGTACGATCCAAATAACGCGATTGGAAATAAAGTTTCAGTAGGCCCAGATGGTCGCACGGTACTCGATCCTAATGGAACTTGGACAGTGAATCCCAAAGAAATTTTGATTCCTGATTTTACTTGGAAAATTGTAGTACCTCTGGTTGCAGGTCAGAGTATTGACGACATTACAGCTAACACGGAAGTGGTTGCTATCATGGTGCCTAATCGAGCATCTCTGGTTACTCCGAGAGACTTCCCCCTGCCAGGAGAAACCAACCGCCAAATCACGAATTGGAATAACTGGCAAGATTGGCGCGTGAGTATTGATTATTTAGAAAGCTTAACAGGATATAACTTCCTGTCCAACTTACCTGAGACTATTCAAGAGAAAATAGAAGAGAGAGATAACGGATTACTGCCTAGTTAG
- the trxA gene encoding thioredoxin, with protein sequence MAVQKQFSSFEELLSGSDLPVLVDFYATWCGPCQMMAPILEQVSGQMKDKLMVVKIDTDKYEQLASQHHIYALPTLVLFKNGAEVDRIEGVMQAAQLIDRVQPYL encoded by the coding sequence ATGGCAGTTCAAAAACAGTTCAGCAGTTTTGAGGAGTTACTATCGGGCTCTGACTTGCCGGTGTTGGTAGATTTTTACGCTACTTGGTGCGGGCCTTGTCAGATGATGGCACCGATTTTGGAACAAGTTAGCGGTCAGATGAAAGACAAGCTGATGGTTGTCAAAATTGACACCGATAAGTACGAACAGTTGGCGTCGCAGCATCACATTTATGCTTTGCCGACTTTGGTGCTGTTCAAAAATGGCGCTGAGGTCGATCGAATTGAGGGAGTGATGCAAGCGGCGCAGTTGATCGATCGAGTGCAACCTTACTTGTAG
- a CDS encoding pentapeptide repeat-containing protein, protein MDAEQPIKMYAAGERDFRRVNLQRAKLRGVNLSEADFTEANLMSARLQEANLRLSIFKSAKLQFADLSYAILDEADLSNTYLETNLENASLERANLSNAKFRGGNLECTNLRNANLRNTLLVEVSLERANLEGADLRNAIMGETCLYEANLRGALVEGCNLNEAYMRNTIMPDGQVVTDKYAEMESDD, encoded by the coding sequence ATGGACGCAGAACAACCGATCAAAATGTACGCGGCGGGTGAAAGAGATTTTCGTCGTGTTAACCTACAACGCGCCAAACTAAGAGGCGTAAACTTGAGTGAGGCTGACTTCACTGAAGCTAACTTGATGAGCGCTCGTCTGCAAGAAGCCAATCTCAGGCTTAGCATTTTTAAGTCAGCTAAGTTGCAATTCGCTGACTTGAGCTATGCTATTCTGGACGAAGCAGACTTGTCTAATACTTATTTAGAAACCAACCTAGAAAATGCTTCCTTGGAGAGAGCTAATCTAAGTAATGCCAAATTTAGGGGTGGTAATTTGGAATGTACTAATCTCCGGAATGCCAACCTGAGAAATACTCTTTTAGTTGAAGTTAGCTTGGAACGAGCCAATCTGGAAGGAGCAGACCTTAGAAATGCAATTATGGGTGAAACTTGTCTGTATGAGGCCAATTTGAGAGGAGCACTCGTTGAAGGTTGCAATTTAAACGAAGCCTACATGCGAAATACTATCATGCCAGATGGACAAGTTGTGACTGATAAATATGCTGAGATGGAATCTGACGATTAA